From the Acinetobacter wanghuae genome, one window contains:
- a CDS encoding GGDEF domain-containing protein, producing the protein MMLNLPPPHVDFQNFEVAAKQVLQYLHEHLSFGLWMITRVEGDDWIVLQTQNDKYDIQGGDVFRWADSFCYQMVQGKTPKIAPAAHDILLYASAPINQNLLIKSYIGQALLNEDGSVFGTMCAIDTEEQSEDIVKHAPLIELLGHLLSTILQSELRGNQERRLKERFEVEALTDGLTGLFNRRAWDRLLSAEEGRCQRYGLPATIFSIDLNNLKTINDAFGHDRGDALIQKTAKLLIETTRTNDVVSRLGGDEFAILCPEMSLADAHILYERLMNVFNDAAIQAAFGFSTRHLNRDLQHTLIQADQQMYAHKRSMKQSF; encoded by the coding sequence ATGATGTTGAACCTTCCTCCACCACATGTAGATTTTCAAAATTTTGAAGTTGCAGCTAAGCAAGTGCTGCAATATTTACATGAACATCTCAGCTTTGGGCTATGGATGATTACCCGTGTCGAAGGGGATGATTGGATTGTTTTACAGACACAAAATGATAAATATGATATTCAAGGCGGGGACGTTTTTCGTTGGGCAGATTCATTTTGTTATCAGATGGTGCAAGGTAAAACACCTAAAATTGCACCTGCTGCGCATGATATTCTCTTGTATGCATCAGCACCAATTAACCAAAATTTATTGATCAAATCCTATATTGGTCAGGCACTGTTGAATGAAGACGGTTCCGTGTTTGGTACCATGTGTGCCATTGATACCGAAGAGCAATCAGAAGATATTGTAAAACATGCCCCTTTGATTGAATTGCTCGGTCATCTATTAAGCACCATTTTGCAAAGTGAATTGCGCGGTAATCAGGAGCGCCGCTTAAAGGAGCGCTTCGAGGTGGAAGCCTTAACGGATGGATTAACAGGTTTGTTTAATCGTCGCGCTTGGGATCGTTTATTAAGTGCAGAGGAAGGTCGCTGTCAACGCTATGGACTTCCTGCGACTATTTTTAGTATCGATTTAAATAATTTAAAAACAATAAATGATGCGTTTGGGCATGATCGTGGCGATGCACTCATTCAAAAAACCGCAAAATTGTTAATTGAAACGACCCGAACGAATGACGTGGTATCACGTTTAGGGGGTGATGAGTTCGCGATTTTATGCCCTGAAATGTCATTAGCAGATGCACATATTTTATATGAACGTTTGATGAATGTTTTTAATGACGCGGCTATTCAGGCTGCCTTCGGTTTTTCAACGCGACATTTAAACCGAGATTTACAACACACCTTAATTCAAGCAGATCAGCAGATGTATGCCCATAAGCGCAGCATGAAACAATCATTCTAG
- a CDS encoding UPF0149 family protein: MQDDISGWSEWYRNFSSIEEISSPSELHGLLTGIVCITQAPTREEWQQILETLEVPELEPEALELLTTEAEDVFNALSEDELDYLPLLPDDEHVLADRVQALADWCAGVVLGFGLATGNIRQDEREWIEHLQDVAAVEFDESDDDDEGEESYQELYEFVRLIPVSLSVGRKKVSVEDTPLLKRFIKTVKAQTTATDAQSVVEMFTPNRPS; this comes from the coding sequence ATGCAAGACGATATTTCAGGTTGGTCAGAATGGTACCGCAATTTTTCTTCAATTGAAGAAATTTCTAGCCCAAGCGAGCTACATGGTTTGCTCACGGGTATTGTGTGTATTACCCAAGCACCCACCCGTGAAGAGTGGCAACAAATTCTTGAAACCTTAGAAGTGCCAGAATTAGAGCCAGAAGCTTTAGAACTTTTAACCACTGAAGCAGAAGATGTCTTTAATGCATTGTCTGAAGATGAACTCGATTATTTACCGCTACTTCCAGATGATGAACATGTCTTGGCAGATCGTGTTCAAGCTTTAGCAGACTGGTGTGCAGGTGTTGTACTCGGTTTTGGTTTGGCAACAGGCAATATTCGCCAAGATGAGCGTGAATGGATTGAACATTTACAAGACGTTGCTGCGGTTGAATTTGATGAATCAGATGATGACGATGAAGGCGAAGAAAGCTATCAAGAGTTGTATGAGTTTGTTCGTTTAATTCCGGTCAGCTTGTCAGTGGGTCGTAAAAAAGTAAGTGTTGAAGATACGCCATTATTAAAACGCTTTATCAAAACGGTTAAAGCACAAACGACAGCGACTGATGCACAAAGCGTTGTGGAAATGTTTACCCCGAATCGTCCAAGCTAA
- the pepP gene encoding Xaa-Pro aminopeptidase: MKKLTQADFEERRAILAGEMGLNSIAVIATSPVAMRNRDADYKYRADSSFFYLTGFAEPEAVAVIETFATREEGYSFSLFCRERDRDMEIWNGYRAGIDGAIEDFDADEAYAIDLLDEEILPKLQNKEKLFYRIGHDAAFDARVATWIKEANGETRRGTSAPAQLIQLDRIIDEMRLIKTPEELELMQIASDISAEAHTKAMQSVKPDMMEYALEAELNYIFGKNGCVPSYNSIVGGGENGCILHYVENDKLLKDGDLVLIDAACEYQFYASDITRTFPVNGKFSPEQKALYNVVLDAQIAAIDAVRIGNSYKEPHNVAVRILVQGLLDLGIMQGDLDEIITSERFRQFYMHGTGHWLGMDVHDVGSYKVDGEWRPYEEGMVVTVEPGLYIAPDDETVDAKWRGIGIRIEDDVVATKKGPLVLTKNVVKTVEDIEALMANS, from the coding sequence ATGAAAAAACTAACACAGGCTGATTTTGAAGAACGTCGCGCAATTCTTGCCGGTGAAATGGGATTAAACAGTATTGCTGTGATTGCGACCAGTCCAGTGGCAATGCGCAACCGCGATGCAGACTATAAATATCGCGCAGACAGTAGTTTCTTTTATTTAACAGGTTTTGCCGAGCCTGAAGCAGTTGCGGTCATTGAAACATTTGCCACACGTGAAGAAGGCTATAGTTTCAGTTTATTCTGCCGTGAACGTGATCGTGATATGGAAATTTGGAATGGTTATCGTGCGGGGATTGATGGCGCGATTGAAGACTTCGATGCAGATGAAGCTTATGCCATTGATTTATTAGACGAAGAAATTCTGCCGAAATTACAAAATAAAGAAAAACTCTTTTACCGAATTGGGCATGATGCCGCTTTTGATGCACGTGTCGCAACATGGATTAAAGAAGCCAATGGTGAAACCCGTCGTGGTACTTCAGCACCAGCGCAATTAATTCAGCTGGATCGTATTATTGATGAAATGCGTCTCATCAAAACCCCTGAAGAGTTGGAATTGATGCAAATCGCATCCGATATTTCTGCTGAAGCCCATACCAAAGCTATGCAAAGCGTCAAACCTGACATGATGGAATACGCGTTAGAAGCAGAGCTGAATTATATCTTTGGTAAAAATGGCTGTGTGCCTTCATATAACAGCATTGTGGGTGGCGGTGAAAATGGCTGTATTTTGCATTATGTGGAAAATGATAAACTACTGAAAGATGGTGATTTGGTGCTGATTGATGCAGCGTGTGAATATCAATTCTATGCTTCAGATATCACCCGTACTTTTCCTGTGAATGGTAAATTCAGTCCTGAGCAAAAAGCGCTCTATAATGTGGTACTCGATGCACAAATCGCTGCCATTGATGCAGTACGTATCGGCAACTCATATAAAGAGCCACACAATGTCGCAGTGCGTATTTTGGTGCAAGGTTTACTTGATCTTGGCATTATGCAAGGTGATCTAGATGAAATTATTACATCAGAGCGTTTCCGTCAGTTCTATATGCACGGTACAGGGCATTGGCTCGGGATGGATGTACATGATGTCGGAAGCTATAAAGTCGATGGTGAATGGCGTCCATATGAAGAAGGTATGGTGGTGACGGTTGAGCCGGGTCTTTATATTGCGCCTGATGATGAAACCGTTGATGCGAAATGGCGCGGCATCGGTATTCGTATCGAAGATGATGTGGTTGCGACCAAAAAAGGACCCTTGGTGCTGACCAAAAATGTGGTTAAAACGGTCGAAGATATTGAAGCATTAATGGCGAATTCCTGA
- a CDS encoding class I SAM-dependent methyltransferase, whose translation MKRNQGYVTDTVFPAFFYKEMQPEWLNTITQFLGFKGVDFTAPFSYLELACGTGINLIVAAMNHPQSYFVGVDFNSQHIREAQAFAEQLELKNIAFIEADFQTFYECNQTQFDFITVHGAYSWVAPIQQQEILAITAKFLKSQGIFYLHYMCYPGSLHLQPVQKLFNLIDQHVPTASTESIQLGKALFNDLHEHGAFVDQPQMEALLNTLNNSSDYLTHELLTDHWQPLYSVDVHQQAHQLSGLTYIGSAEPTENLDSISIPNALQPMVSKVKIPELKEYLKDLARNSKQRTDIYQKHPIQLQQNEHLEVLKQMKFELVHLGANANVTKFQTPIGEMIASEKLIEKMLTAFAHEKRGFNDFIQLTEFQQNPIYLIETLFLLLSNQYIYPVKSSGNKRNQIHSDQFNQFMEVKKIALRFKENSPIPIYVS comes from the coding sequence ATGAAAAGAAATCAGGGCTACGTCACTGATACCGTTTTTCCAGCATTCTTTTATAAGGAAATGCAACCTGAGTGGTTAAATACGATCACTCAGTTTTTAGGATTTAAAGGTGTCGATTTTACCGCTCCTTTTTCTTATTTAGAGTTAGCTTGCGGAACGGGTATCAATTTAATTGTCGCGGCAATGAATCATCCACAAAGTTACTTTGTAGGTGTAGATTTCAACTCGCAGCATATACGTGAGGCGCAAGCGTTCGCTGAGCAATTAGAGCTTAAAAACATAGCGTTTATTGAAGCGGATTTTCAAACCTTTTATGAGTGCAATCAAACTCAGTTTGATTTTATTACGGTGCATGGCGCGTATTCGTGGGTCGCACCAATACAACAACAAGAAATTTTAGCCATAACGGCAAAATTCCTTAAATCACAGGGGATTTTTTATTTACATTATATGTGCTATCCAGGCTCGTTACATTTACAACCTGTACAAAAGTTATTTAACTTAATTGATCAGCACGTGCCCACAGCATCTACTGAAAGTATTCAACTTGGAAAAGCCTTATTTAACGATTTGCATGAACATGGTGCCTTTGTTGATCAACCACAAATGGAGGCATTGCTGAATACGTTGAACAATAGTTCTGACTATTTGACACATGAACTTCTCACCGATCACTGGCAACCTTTATATAGTGTCGATGTTCATCAACAGGCACATCAATTAAGTGGCTTAACCTATATTGGAAGTGCAGAGCCGACTGAAAATTTGGACAGCATTAGTATTCCAAATGCGCTGCAACCCATGGTGAGTAAAGTAAAAATACCTGAGCTAAAAGAATACTTAAAAGATCTGGCTCGAAATAGTAAACAACGCACCGACATTTACCAAAAACATCCGATTCAACTTCAGCAAAATGAACATTTAGAAGTGCTGAAGCAAATGAAATTTGAATTAGTGCATTTAGGAGCAAACGCCAACGTTACAAAGTTCCAAACACCAATTGGAGAGATGATTGCATCCGAAAAGTTGATCGAAAAAATGCTAACTGCCTTTGCCCATGAAAAACGGGGTTTTAACGACTTTATACAGTTAACAGAATTTCAGCAGAATCCTATTTATTTAATTGAAACTTTATTCTTGCTGTTGAGTAATCAATATATTTATCCAGTGAAAAGTTCAGGAAATAAGAGAAATCAAATTCATTCGGATCAATTTAATCAGTTTATGGAAGTAAAAAAAATTGCGTTAAGATTTAAAGAAAATTCACCCATTCCAATCTATGTCAGTTAA
- the ubiH gene encoding 2-octaprenyl-6-methoxyphenyl hydroxylase: protein MQQEVIIVGGGMVGLSLALMLAKTKIEVKLLEAIKYPNYDDENLATYHSSFDARNSALSRRSVQIYQELGLWALLQEHATPILEVNITEQGSFGKARLKAEQEKVESFGQVIENAWLGRVLLTQVQKEPLIELIDGVQVTSLTQDADFAYIEAKRGEYTHKLQSKLVIAADGRDSFCRKALGIGASEHDYDQVAIVTTVQTSKPHHHVGFERFSHLGPLALLPLPGEYHRSVVWPVKKGTEDEWLGEHNDQHFLDALQETYGDRAGKFQKTGRRFSFPLSQVLAEKQAVGRVVLMGNAAHTIHPVAGQGFNLCMRDAYVLVRYLKEQQAQAADLGDASMLQDYEKARLKDQQRVIKFCDSVVRGFSNQNPILKLARNTGLMCFENIPGIKPLVANYAMGLKS from the coding sequence ATGCAACAAGAAGTCATCATTGTCGGTGGTGGGATGGTGGGTTTGAGCCTCGCACTGATGTTGGCGAAAACCAAGATTGAAGTCAAACTTTTAGAAGCAATCAAATATCCAAATTATGATGATGAAAATCTTGCAACCTATCACTCCAGTTTTGACGCTCGTAATAGTGCCTTATCGCGCCGTAGTGTACAGATTTATCAAGAGCTGGGGCTTTGGGCATTATTACAAGAACATGCAACACCCATTTTAGAAGTGAATATTACTGAACAAGGCAGCTTTGGTAAGGCGCGACTCAAAGCTGAACAAGAAAAAGTCGAAAGCTTTGGACAAGTAATTGAAAATGCATGGCTAGGTCGTGTTTTACTCACACAAGTTCAAAAAGAGCCACTGATTGAACTCATCGATGGCGTACAAGTGACCTCACTCACTCAAGATGCTGACTTTGCCTATATTGAAGCGAAACGTGGGGAGTACACCCATAAACTTCAATCTAAATTGGTGATTGCTGCAGATGGGCGTGATTCATTCTGCCGTAAAGCATTGGGGATTGGCGCATCTGAACATGATTATGACCAAGTTGCGATTGTCACTACGGTACAAACCTCTAAACCTCATCATCATGTCGGCTTTGAGCGTTTTAGTCATTTAGGTCCTTTAGCTTTATTGCCGTTGCCGGGTGAATATCATCGTTCTGTGGTGTGGCCCGTGAAAAAAGGTACGGAAGATGAATGGCTCGGTGAACATAACGATCAGCATTTCTTAGATGCATTACAAGAAACTTATGGGGATCGTGCGGGTAAATTCCAAAAAACAGGGCGTCGTTTTAGTTTCCCATTGTCACAAGTGCTAGCAGAAAAACAAGCGGTGGGACGTGTGGTGCTGATGGGGAATGCCGCGCATACGATTCATCCTGTCGCAGGGCAAGGTTTTAATCTGTGTATGCGTGATGCCTATGTGTTGGTGCGTTATTTAAAAGAGCAACAAGCACAAGCTGCTGATTTAGGCGATGCTTCGATGCTACAAGACTATGAAAAAGCACGCCTGAAAGATCAGCAACGTGTCATTAAATTCTGTGATTCAGTGGTCCGTGGCTTTAGTAATCAAAATCCAATTCTAAAATTAGCCCGTAATACGGGATTAATGTGTTTTGAGAATATTCCCGGTATTAAGCCACTCGTCGCCAACTATGCCATGGGGTTGAAGTCATGA
- a CDS encoding cell division protein ZapA produces the protein MSEQIALDLRVLGHSFRLASTPDQKDDLERAAQLLNDKYDEFRRKAPRMEPSKLVIMVALELMQEVLTMNKSLQQYAHCERLLATIMEEVEAFSE, from the coding sequence ATGAGTGAACAAATCGCATTAGACTTAAGAGTATTAGGTCATAGCTTCCGTTTGGCATCGACACCCGATCAAAAAGATGATTTGGAACGTGCAGCTCAATTACTCAATGATAAATACGATGAATTTCGTCGTAAAGCACCGCGTATGGAACCGAGTAAATTGGTGATTATGGTGGCACTTGAGTTAATGCAAGAAGTACTTACCATGAACAAATCGTTACAGCAATATGCGCACTGTGAACGTTTATTGGCAACCATTATGGAAGAAGTGGAAGCGTTTTCTGAATAA
- a CDS encoding DUF378 domain-containing protein translates to MRFGTIDWIAYVLAIIGGLNWGLVGAFNFDLVAAIFGEMSTLSRIVYVLVGLSAIYLIYTGTKLGKTVHHDHPTTGIR, encoded by the coding sequence ATGAGATTTGGAACAATTGATTGGATTGCCTATGTATTGGCCATTATTGGTGGTCTAAACTGGGGCCTTGTAGGTGCATTCAACTTTGATTTGGTGGCTGCCATTTTCGGTGAGATGAGCACGTTGTCACGCATTGTTTATGTATTGGTCGGTTTATCTGCGATTTACCTGATTTATACGGGCACCAAGCTGGGTAAGACGGTACATCACGATCATCCTACAACAGGTATACGTTAA